CGACGAGCAGCCAATTTCGGTCGCATGCTGGCGCGTGCGTATCCGAATGGACGCGTTCCAGGTGATGCGCAGCAGGCTGTAGATGCGTTGTGGGAGCTGGCCTCCCGAGCCTCGCGTCTGGAGGGTGAGCTCGCGAGCCATTCGAGAAAGCTCGAAGCGACCGAACGGCGGGGCAGGGCGCTACGGGCAGAGATCGGGCGCAAGGTGGAAGAGCTCGCGCAGGACGAATCCCGCGCATTGCGCGATGCCAGCGCGCAGCGCGAGCAGCTTGCCAGCATCAAGGACGAGCTCGCGAGCACGGAGCGGGAGCTTGCTCAGGCGACGTCCTTGGCCGACGAGACCCGGCGCAGCTCGGACATCGCCCTTGTACGGCGAGCCTTCGAGCGTTTGGGCGCTGCCCGCGCCAGGGTCGACGGCGTCCGCAACCGCGCGGCAGACCACGAAGCGAATGCACAGCGCGTCGAGAAGCATGCCCACGATTTGCGCGCGCAGATCGACGATCTCAAGGCACAGCTTCAGCGCTATAGCGACGCGCTGGAAAACGACCTGACGGCCGGCCGGGAGCGCATTGCTACCCGTGTGGGTGAAGCGTTGGGCTACGAGAAGCGCTTCGGCGAAGCCTCCTCCATGCTGCTGGGCCATCTTCGGGATCGACCCGAGTGCCGTGACCTGCTGGAGGAGTTGGTGGAGCCGCCAACCCCGCAGCCACAGCCGAGCGAAAGCGGGATTCACGCGGAACGTGCAGGACCCTAGGATGAGCGGTCGAAGGAGGGGCAAGGGCAAAGCAACAGCCGGCCTGGAGGAGCTTTCCCGGCTGGCAAGACCAGGCTGACAGGCTATAGTGCGCTGCGGCTCGGCCGAGTGGCGGAATTGGCAGACGCGCCGGACTCAAAATCCGGTGCCCGCGAGGGCGTGTCGGTTCGAGTCCGACCTCGGCTACCGCGTCCGCCGGGAGCCGCTCGGACAGGGAGCAGCGGCCGGTTTGAATCTCATGCAAGCGGTACTGGTGGCTGACGCAGGATTCTCAATAGAGGATTCGATCGAGGAACAGGAGGCTCTCGCTGGCTGAGATGCCCCGGGTCAGCCGTCCCCCTCCGGCGACCTCGGAAGCGCCGCGCCGCTACGCTGAGCCCGATCGCGTTGCGGTGGTGCTCAACGGTCAAGCCAAGCAGGTCACCGACCAAGTCGTCCATACGCTGGAGCAGGTTGTGCATGGCGGCGATCTGTTCGTGTCGAGAAGTTTGCGCGAGGGGCGCGAAATAGCACGCACCATAGTCCAGCGTGCGTACCCAACCGTGCTGACCGGCGGGGGCGACGGTACGTTCGTGCAGATGGTCTCGTTCATTCTGAAGGAGGCCGAGAGCACAGGGGCGCTGCCGCCGCGGTTTGGTGTGCTCAAACTGGGGACGGGCAACGCGCTGGCGGGGACGCTGGGGGCACCTGTGCTGCGTGGACACGGCTTGGTCGCGGATCTTGGCCTTCTCAGGCGCAAGACCACCAGCAGGGAGCTGAGACTGCTCCAGGTGGAAGGAGTCTACTGTCCCTTCGCAGGGATCGGTGCCGACGCCGTCACGCTTGACAACTTCAACAGCACCAAGCGCTTGTTGCGGTCGACGCCCTTGCTCAAGTGCGTGTCCGCCGGAGCCTTCACGTACGCGGTGGCCATCCTGGGCCGGAGCGTTCCGCAATTCGTAGTACGCAAGCCGCTGAAGGTGACGATTGTCAACCAAGGGTCCGAGGCATTCCGGGTCGGCAGGTACGGGCAGCCGGAGCGCGTCGGGATACCGGCGGGCGGAACCATCTACGAGGGACCGGCTCACATGGCGGTGTTTGGCACCATTCCCTATTGGGGTTTTGGTGCGAAGGTGTTTCCTTATGCGGAACTGCTTAGCGACCGCTTTAGTCTGCGGGTGCTGCATTTCGGCTCCTTGGGGGTAGCGCTGCACGCACGCGCGCTATGGAACGGCACCTACCGGGGGCCGGGGGTGGACGATTTTCTGGTCCAACGCTTGACCCTGCACTGCGACCCTCCAACGCCGGCGGAGGTGGGCGGCGATGTGATAGGCGTGCGAGAGGACCTCAGGGCTTCGCTCGCCAACAAGCCGATTCAGGTCGTGGAATACGACTAGTCCTAGAATGGATGCCAGAGCCAGCACGCCCGCTAATCAACTACGGTGCGAACTCTACTGGTGGGCACTGGGGCAGAATACCCGCAGCAAGACCACGTTTCAGGAGCTCCACTATGGCCCTCCTTCCGGTCGCTCCGTAGTCTAGCGTGTCCCGGTTCGCGTACATCGCGAGGTAGCGCTCCAGCATCGCCCGCTCCCTTGGCACGCCGCCGCGAGCCTCGCTCGCGAGCATTTCGTCGATCACTTGATCCCGGTTTTGGAGTCCCCAAGCTATCGAGCTGTGCAGGACTTGCGACACCGTGCGAATCACGGAGCCGCCCAACGAGCGGCGTATGACGTTGCCACCGAGAGGCAGCGGCAGACCGGTGAGGCTGCCCCAAGCTTCTCCCAGCTCGAGCAGCGCGATCAACCCGTACCGCTGAAAAAACAGCCGACCTTCATGGATGATCAGGGCAGCGCGCACGCTGCCCCGCAGCACCGCATCGAAGGCTCCGGAGAACGGCGAAATCGGTACGACGACCGGCTCGAAGTCGGGCAATAGCAAACGCAGGACCAGATAGGCGGTCGTGCGCACGCCGGGAACTCCGATTCGGGCGCCGCGCAGTTCGCCGAGCGTGAGACCCTCGCGGGCCACCAGCACCGGGCCGTAGCCGCTACCGACGCTGCCGCCGTGGGGCAACAGCAAAAAGTCCTCGGCCACGTAGGCGTACTGGTGGATGGAGATCGCACACACATCCACGTTCCTTCGCAGCTCGGCACTACGGTTCAACGCCTCCGTGTCGGCCCGCCGGTGCTCGAACGACACCCCGCTCGTATTCAGACGGCCCGTCTTGAGCGCCCAGAACATGAAGGCGTCATCGGAGTCGGGACTGTAGGCCAAGCGAATCGTGGTCATCGCGCGTTCGATCCCTGCCTCAGGACCCGCCACACGATAACCTGTGCAGATCGCAGAGAACCGAGCGTCGCTGGGGTGGCGCGAGGACGAGGAATACTGCGGGTATTTCGAGGAGGAGCAACACAGCCAGCGGCGTTTGGAGCCTGCGAGGTGGGCAGGTTGTTTTGTGGCGGATCCTTAGCACGGCTGGTTTTGACGGCCACGAGCAGACCCGGAGGGTCCAAGGGCGGCCTGATTGACCAGCCTCGGTGCCGTTCGATATCCTGACCGCAGCAATCCTGGATTGGAATCGGCGCGCGAGAACACATGCAGCTACGTACCGTCTGCCAAAGGCCCTCATCGTCTGCCTCACCCGGGATGCTGGTGCGTTGGGGCGCGGCGCTGGCTCTGCTCTGTGGTCTTGGTGCGCCGGCCATGCCGGCGCTGGCAACCGATGTGGAGGGCAAGCTCGTG
The DNA window shown above is from Pseudomonadota bacterium and carries:
- a CDS encoding ABC transporter substrate-binding protein, which encodes MTTIRLAYSPDSDDAFMFWALKTGRLNTSGVSFEHRRADTEALNRSAELRRNVDVCAISIHQYAYVAEDFLLLPHGGSVGSGYGPVLVAREGLTLGELRGARIGVPGVRTTAYLVLRLLLPDFEPVVVPISPFSGAFDAVLRGSVRAALIIHEGRLFFQRYGLIALLELGEAWGSLTGLPLPLGGNVIRRSLGGSVIRTVSQVLHSSIAWGLQNRDQVIDEMLASEARGGVPRERAMLERYLAMYANRDTLDYGATGRRAIVELLKRGLAAGILPQCPPVEFAP